A window of Aeromicrobium sp. A1-2 contains these coding sequences:
- the purE gene encoding 5-(carboxyamino)imidazole ribonucleotide mutase: MTEQARVGIVMGSDSDWPTMEAAATALAEFDIVYEADVVSAHRMPDEMLAYGREAHGRGIQVIIAGAGGAAHLPGMLAAVTPLPVIGVPVALKYLDGMDSLLSIVQMPAGVPVATVSIGNARNAGLLAVRILATGDAALTQKMVDFQAALADSARAKGEKIRNPGRPAGFR, encoded by the coding sequence ATGACTGAACAGGCCCGTGTTGGCATCGTGATGGGTTCGGACTCCGACTGGCCGACGATGGAGGCGGCCGCGACGGCGCTGGCCGAGTTCGACATCGTGTACGAGGCCGATGTGGTCTCGGCGCACCGGATGCCCGACGAGATGCTGGCCTACGGTCGGGAGGCGCACGGCCGCGGCATCCAGGTCATCATCGCCGGCGCCGGGGGAGCGGCCCACCTGCCGGGGATGCTGGCCGCAGTCACCCCGCTGCCGGTCATCGGGGTGCCGGTGGCGCTGAAGTATCTGGACGGGATGGACTCGCTGCTGTCGATCGTGCAGATGCCGGCCGGCGTGCCGGTCGCGACTGTGTCGATCGGCAACGCCCGCAACGCGGGACTGCTGGCTGTGCGGATCCTCGCCACAGGTGATGCCGCGCTGACGCAGAAGATGGTCGACTTCCAGGCCGCGCTGGCGGACAGCGCCCGAGCCAAGGGCGAGAAGATCCGCAACCCCGGGCGTCCGGCCGGCTTCCGCTAG
- a CDS encoding acyl-CoA dehydrogenase family protein → MFVLSEEHRAIREAVRAVAEAKIAPFAAEVDEDARWPREAAAALLAADFHAPHVPEEYGGAGADALATVLVIEEIARVCVSSSLIPAVNKLGSLPIMISGDEQLKKNYLSRLAHGEGFSYCLSEPDAGSDAANQKTRAVRSGDEWVLNGVKRWISNAGESEFYTVLAVTDPDKRTKGISAFVVEKSDEGVSFGAPEKKLGIKGSPTREVYLDNVRISGDRMIGAEGTGFATAMKTLDHTRVTIAAQAVGVAQGALDYALGYVQERKQFGKKIAEFQGIEFMLADMGMKIEAARQLTYAAAGRSERGDKDLTFFGAAAKAFASDTAMQVTTDAVQLLGGYGFTRDYPVERMMRDAKITQIYEGTNQVQRVVMGRQLLAGVQSKL, encoded by the coding sequence ATGTTCGTCCTGTCCGAAGAGCACCGCGCCATCCGTGAGGCCGTCCGTGCCGTCGCCGAGGCCAAGATCGCCCCGTTCGCCGCCGAGGTCGACGAGGATGCGCGCTGGCCCCGTGAGGCTGCTGCAGCACTGCTGGCGGCTGACTTCCACGCGCCACACGTGCCGGAGGAGTACGGCGGAGCAGGTGCTGATGCCCTGGCAACCGTCCTGGTCATCGAGGAGATCGCGCGCGTCTGCGTGTCCAGCTCGCTGATCCCCGCGGTCAACAAGTTGGGCTCCCTGCCGATCATGATCAGCGGCGACGAGCAGCTCAAGAAGAACTATCTGTCACGGCTCGCGCACGGCGAGGGCTTCTCCTACTGCCTGTCTGAGCCGGATGCCGGCAGTGATGCGGCCAACCAGAAGACCCGCGCCGTCCGCAGCGGCGACGAGTGGGTGCTCAACGGCGTCAAGCGCTGGATCTCCAATGCGGGCGAGTCCGAGTTCTACACTGTCCTGGCTGTGACGGATCCGGACAAGCGCACGAAGGGCATCTCGGCATTCGTCGTCGAGAAGTCCGACGAGGGCGTCTCGTTCGGTGCGCCGGAGAAGAAGCTCGGCATCAAGGGGTCGCCGACCCGTGAGGTCTACCTCGACAACGTCCGCATCTCGGGTGACCGGATGATCGGCGCCGAGGGCACCGGATTCGCGACCGCGATGAAGACGCTCGACCACACCCGCGTCACGATCGCGGCGCAGGCCGTCGGCGTCGCGCAGGGTGCGCTGGACTATGCGCTGGGCTACGTCCAGGAGCGCAAGCAGTTCGGCAAGAAGATCGCCGAGTTCCAGGGCATCGAGTTCATGCTCGCCGACATGGGCATGAAGATCGAGGCGGCCCGTCAGCTGACCTACGCCGCGGCCGGCCGGTCCGAGCGTGGCGACAAGGACCTGACGTTCTTCGGCGCTGCGGCCAAGGCTTTCGCCTCTGACACGGCCATGCAGGTCACGACCGATGCGGTTCAGCTGCTCGGCGGCTACGGCTTCACCCGCGACTACCCCGTCGAGCGGATGATGCGTGACGCCAAGATCACCCAGATCTACGAAGGCACCAACCAGGTGCAGCGCGTCGTGATGGGCCGCCAGCTCCTCGCTGGGGTGCAGTCCAAGCTCTGA
- a CDS encoding EamA family transporter, which translates to MSKHAIRTLLACLVVYVVWGTTYPAIGLMLTPPGGQGLPPFLATGGRLLAAGVSLLLISQLSARGRATTRQLTRRQFSAAATTGFFLCFCTAALVAGAAQRLPSGAVASYLATAPIWATILLSATSRSLPSLRVSIGLALGLTGVVTLSGSAIAPDTTGVLLALAAAGTWAFGSWFTSYSGHIPHHYGVAGGIGQVTSGIGLIAVALARSEHVDLPVPDVSNASLIAFVYLTIVSLTGLTTYSWLLRNRDPLIATSHAFINPLVAACVGAVALSEGLSLQLLLAAAMVGFGAFLTMPMTRRRQRKRTTPRRDAPTLERSS; encoded by the coding sequence ATGAGCAAGCATGCGATCCGCACGCTCCTGGCCTGCCTGGTCGTGTACGTCGTCTGGGGCACGACCTACCCGGCCATCGGCCTGATGCTGACCCCGCCGGGCGGACAAGGACTTCCACCCTTCCTCGCGACCGGCGGTCGCCTGCTCGCGGCAGGCGTTTCGCTGCTCCTCATCAGCCAGCTGTCGGCGCGCGGCCGAGCGACGACCCGGCAGCTGACCCGCAGGCAGTTCAGCGCCGCTGCCACGACCGGGTTCTTCCTGTGCTTCTGCACCGCCGCGCTCGTCGCCGGTGCCGCACAGCGGCTGCCGTCGGGCGCGGTCGCAAGCTATCTGGCGACCGCGCCGATCTGGGCCACGATTCTGCTGTCCGCGACAAGTCGTAGCCTGCCCAGCCTGCGCGTCTCGATCGGTCTGGCACTGGGGCTGACGGGGGTCGTCACGCTGAGCGGATCGGCTATCGCTCCCGACACCACCGGTGTCCTGCTCGCCCTCGCTGCGGCCGGGACCTGGGCATTCGGCTCCTGGTTCACCTCATATAGCGGACACATTCCGCACCACTACGGAGTCGCCGGCGGGATCGGTCAGGTGACGTCAGGAATCGGGCTGATCGCGGTCGCGCTGGCCCGCTCCGAGCACGTCGACCTGCCCGTCCCGGACGTTTCGAACGCCAGCCTGATCGCGTTCGTCTACCTCACGATCGTCTCGCTGACCGGCCTGACGACGTACTCCTGGCTGCTCAGGAACCGCGATCCGTTGATCGCCACGTCGCACGCATTCATCAACCCGCTCGTCGCGGCATGCGTCGGCGCCGTCGCACTCAGCGAGGGCCTGTCGCTCCAGCTGCTGCTCGCGGCCGCGATGGTCGGCTTCGGAGCCTTCCTGACCATGCCCATGACGCGTCGCCGCCAGCGCAAGCGCACGACTCCCCGCCGGGACGCGCCAACGCTCGAGCGGTCGAGCTGA
- a CDS encoding pyridoxamine 5'-phosphate oxidase family protein, which translates to MRTPIVTEAALRDLLGAPLQRVLDKDRDHFSAPHRAWLAASPFCLVATSDASGACDVSPKGDPAGFAHVVDDTTLAIPERPGNKRADGFANILQNPRVGLIFLVPGRDDTLRVNGRASLLADAPYADQMVVRGHRPAVILEIAVEQIFFHCAKAFLRSGLWDPESWAPEAVPSRAQIAKTLERPNDSLADLETYYGEQYSAGLY; encoded by the coding sequence ATGCGCACACCGATCGTCACGGAGGCGGCCCTGCGCGACCTCCTCGGCGCGCCGCTGCAGCGGGTCCTGGACAAGGACCGCGACCACTTCTCCGCACCGCACCGCGCCTGGCTCGCGGCCTCGCCCTTCTGCCTCGTCGCGACCTCGGACGCCTCGGGAGCCTGCGACGTCTCTCCCAAGGGCGATCCCGCCGGCTTCGCCCACGTCGTCGACGACACCACCCTGGCCATACCTGAGCGGCCCGGCAACAAGCGGGCCGACGGGTTCGCCAACATCCTGCAGAATCCGCGGGTCGGCCTGATCTTCCTGGTGCCGGGCCGTGACGACACACTGCGGGTCAACGGCCGCGCATCGCTGCTGGCAGACGCGCCGTACGCCGACCAGATGGTCGTCCGGGGGCACCGACCCGCAGTGATCCTCGAGATCGCGGTCGAGCAGATCTTCTTCCACTGCGCCAAGGCGTTCCTGCGGTCCGGCCTCTGGGACCCGGAGTCGTGGGCACCGGAAGCCGTGCCGAGCCGGGCGCAGATCGCCAAGACCCTGGAGCGTCCCAACGACTCACTCGCCGATCTTGAGACCTACTACGGCGAGCAGTACTCCGCTGGGCTGTACTAG